In the genome of Synergistaceae bacterium, one region contains:
- the ilvD gene encoding dihydroxy-acid dehydratase yields MKSDSAKRGAERAPHRSLLKASGYTDWEIDRPWIGVANAYNSIIPGHIHLNRIAEAVKSSIYAHGGLPLEFPVIGVCDGIAMNHEGMKYSLPSRELIMDSIELMARAHALDALVLVTNCDKIIPGMAMAALSLNIPAVMVSGGPMLAGVKDREDVDLSNVFEAVGKRAAGTISDEVLREIEDLACPTCGSCAGMFTANTMNCMMEALGFALPGNGTIPAVYSARDRLAKEAGRTVMALLDKGLCPRDIMTRTAFDNAVAVDMALGGSTNTALHLPALALAAGLSLTLDRFDEIGRRTPHLCSMSPGGTHHIQDLYAAGGVQAVMARLADGGLIDTSPLTVTGRSVAENLEGVRVQDDGVIRPLRDPYHEQGGIAVLKGNIAPEGSVVKQSAVDQSMLKHSGPARVFDSEESVTEAILGGRINHGDVVVIRYEGPKGGPGMREMLTPTSALAGMGMDKTVALITDGRFSGASRGASIGHVSPEAAAGGAIGLVQEGDIVEIDIPERSLRLVVSDEELARRRENWHPRETPAGSGFLARYRSFVTSGAEGAVFREI; encoded by the coding sequence ATGAAAAGCGACAGTGCGAAAAGGGGCGCAGAGAGGGCGCCTCATAGATCGCTGCTGAAGGCGTCTGGTTACACGGACTGGGAGATAGACCGTCCGTGGATTGGCGTTGCCAACGCTTACAACTCGATAATCCCCGGGCACATACACCTGAACAGGATAGCCGAGGCGGTCAAGTCGTCCATCTACGCCCACGGTGGACTCCCGCTGGAGTTCCCGGTGATCGGCGTCTGCGACGGCATAGCCATGAACCACGAGGGGATGAAGTACTCCCTCCCAAGCCGAGAGCTGATAATGGATTCGATAGAGCTTATGGCCAGGGCGCACGCGCTGGACGCGCTGGTGCTGGTCACCAACTGCGACAAGATAATCCCGGGCATGGCCATGGCCGCACTGTCTTTAAACATCCCGGCGGTGATGGTCAGCGGCGGGCCAATGCTGGCGGGGGTCAAGGACCGGGAGGACGTTGACCTGAGCAACGTCTTCGAGGCGGTGGGTAAGAGGGCGGCGGGCACGATCTCAGACGAGGTGCTTCGCGAGATCGAGGACCTTGCATGCCCTACCTGTGGCTCCTGCGCGGGGATGTTCACCGCCAACACGATGAACTGCATGATGGAGGCGCTGGGGTTCGCCCTGCCGGGAAACGGGACGATCCCGGCGGTCTACTCCGCGCGCGACCGGTTGGCCAAGGAGGCCGGACGGACCGTGATGGCGCTGCTCGACAAGGGGCTCTGCCCCAGGGACATAATGACCCGAACGGCTTTCGACAACGCCGTCGCGGTCGACATGGCGCTCGGCGGCTCGACCAACACGGCACTCCACCTGCCCGCCCTGGCACTTGCAGCCGGCCTATCACTGACGCTCGACCGTTTCGACGAGATTGGCCGACGCACTCCGCATCTCTGCAGTATGAGCCCCGGCGGCACGCACCACATCCAGGACCTTTACGCCGCAGGCGGGGTCCAAGCCGTCATGGCCCGCCTTGCCGACGGAGGACTCATCGACACCAGCCCTCTCACCGTAACGGGGAGAAGCGTGGCGGAGAACCTGGAGGGAGTCCGCGTCCAGGACGACGGCGTCATCAGGCCGCTGCGCGACCCGTATCACGAGCAGGGCGGCATCGCGGTCCTCAAGGGCAACATCGCGCCGGAGGGCAGCGTGGTGAAACAGTCGGCGGTCGACCAGTCCATGTTGAAGCACTCCGGCCCGGCCCGTGTGTTCGACAGCGAAGAGTCGGTCACGGAGGCGATCCTGGGCGGCCGGATCAACCACGGGGACGTCGTGGTTATCCGCTACGAGGGCCCCAAGGGCGGCCCGGGGATGCGCGAGATGCTCACTCCCACCTCTGCGCTTGCAGGAATGGGGATGGACAAGACCGTCGCCCTGATCACCGATGGCCGGTTCTCCGGTGCGTCCCGCGGTGCGTCGATCGGGCACGTGTCGCCAGAGGCGGCGGCCGGTGGAGCGATCGGCCTGGTTCAAGAGGGCGATATTGTGGAGATAGACATACCGGAACGGTCGCTTCGGCTCGTCGTGTCGGACGAGGAGCTGGCCCGCAGGAGGGAGAACTGGCATCCGAGGGAGACTCCGGCGGGCAGCGGTTTCCTGGCCCGGTATCGCTCATTTGTGACCTCCGGGGCGGAGGGAGCCGTGTTCAGGGAAATATAG
- a CDS encoding cupin domain-containing protein, protein MSDFEMLAGRISDIRTEEDGAHASGIEKRVVFSPNRHWSDYVARHFAVSEGTESPFHSHPWPHYIFILSGRCDATIDGTTYPLEGGCWAFVPPGVEHSLRNTGEGSFEFICIVPPEGDPDAVK, encoded by the coding sequence ATGTCGGATTTTGAAATGCTTGCGGGAAGGATTTCGGACATTCGGACGGAGGAGGACGGGGCGCACGCGTCGGGTATCGAGAAGCGTGTCGTCTTCTCTCCAAATAGACACTGGAGCGACTACGTGGCGCGCCACTTCGCGGTGAGCGAGGGGACTGAGTCCCCGTTCCACAGCCATCCGTGGCCCCACTACATCTTCATACTGTCCGGCAGGTGCGACGCGACCATCGACGGCACCACCTACCCGCTGGAGGGAGGGTGCTGGGCTTTCGTGCCTCCGGGCGTCGAACATTCGCTCCGGAATACAGGAGAAGGTTCGTTCGAGTTCATCTGCATCGTGCCGCCGGAGGGAGACCCGGACGCCGTCAAGTAG
- the gpt gene encoding xanthine phosphoribosyltransferase → MYPISWEQVHRDCKALAWRLVGIQKWERIIGIARGGLIPAAIIARELDIRLVDTVCVSSYTLRTQGEFSILKEIRGDGEGWLLIDDLVDTGKTAQVVRKMLPRAHFAAVYAKPEGRPFADTFITEVSQDTWILFPWDTETSYSKPIVERD, encoded by the coding sequence ATGTACCCCATATCGTGGGAGCAGGTGCACAGGGATTGCAAGGCGCTTGCTTGGCGCTTGGTGGGCATTCAAAAATGGGAGAGAATCATCGGGATAGCGAGGGGCGGACTGATACCAGCCGCGATCATAGCCCGCGAGCTCGACATAAGGCTCGTGGACACGGTCTGCGTGTCCAGCTACACTCTGCGCACCCAGGGAGAGTTCTCCATACTCAAGGAGATCCGTGGGGACGGGGAGGGATGGCTGTTGATCGACGACCTGGTGGACACGGGAAAGACCGCGCAGGTTGTCAGAAAAATGCTCCCCAGGGCGCACTTCGCCGCCGTCTACGCGAAGCCGGAGGGCAGGCCCTTCGCCGATACTTTTATCACTGAGGTCAGCCAGGACACGTGGATCCTCTTCCCCTGGGACACGGAGACGTCCTATTCGAAGCCCATAGTGGAGCGGGACTGA
- a CDS encoding BMP family ABC transporter substrate-binding protein: MKRFSWLLVFALVFTLCGAAYAEFPPIPAEDINPGFVYIGPIGDGGWTFMHEKGRLEMEEEYPGVKSTFVESIPESHDSARIFETMVRNGSKVIFGTTFGYMDFILEVANKYQDVIFMHCSGYKDAPNMGTYFGRMYQARYLSGLVAGRMTKNNKIGFVGAHPIPEVIRGINSFTRGVRKANPDAEVHVIWIFSWLDPAKEKEAAKALIDLGADVLGMHADTGATPQAAEEAGVYVVGYNNDMIAYAPTKHLTAPIWDWGMVYKETIGQVIDGTWAPKHIWYGLKEGMVDLAPYGPDVPDSVKELVEEERARIISGEWDVFHGPVKDQNGEVKVPEGSGMTDAEMLSMNWFVEGVRGELPQ; this comes from the coding sequence ATGAAAAGGTTTTCCTGGCTACTCGTGTTCGCGCTCGTTTTCACCCTGTGCGGTGCGGCATACGCTGAGTTCCCGCCGATTCCCGCTGAAGATATCAATCCCGGTTTCGTCTATATCGGCCCCATCGGCGACGGCGGATGGACCTTCATGCACGAGAAGGGACGTCTGGAGATGGAGGAGGAGTACCCCGGTGTCAAGTCGACCTTCGTCGAGTCCATCCCGGAGAGCCATGACTCGGCAAGGATCTTCGAGACCATGGTCCGGAACGGCTCAAAGGTGATATTCGGCACCACCTTCGGCTACATGGACTTCATCCTCGAGGTGGCGAACAAGTACCAAGACGTGATCTTCATGCACTGCTCGGGATACAAGGACGCCCCCAACATGGGGACCTACTTCGGAAGGATGTACCAGGCCCGCTACCTCTCCGGCCTGGTAGCCGGCAGGATGACGAAGAACAACAAGATCGGCTTCGTCGGCGCTCACCCCATTCCCGAGGTCATCAGGGGGATCAACTCCTTCACGCGCGGAGTGCGGAAGGCGAACCCGGACGCGGAGGTCCACGTGATCTGGATCTTCTCGTGGCTCGACCCGGCGAAGGAGAAGGAGGCCGCGAAGGCGCTTATCGACCTTGGCGCGGACGTGCTGGGAATGCACGCCGACACCGGGGCCACCCCGCAGGCCGCCGAGGAGGCCGGCGTCTACGTCGTGGGGTATAATAACGACATGATCGCCTACGCGCCCACAAAGCACCTGACCGCGCCCATCTGGGACTGGGGGATGGTCTACAAGGAGACCATCGGACAGGTCATCGACGGAACCTGGGCGCCCAAGCACATATGGTACGGTCTGAAGGAGGGCATGGTGGACCTCGCCCCCTACGGGCCGGACGTGCCGGACTCGGTGAAGGAGCTGGTCGAGGAGGAGAGGGCCAGGATAATCTCCGGGGAGTGGGACGTCTTCCACGGGCCGGTGAAGGACCAGAACGGCGAGGTTAAAGTACCGGAAGGCTCTGGCATGACGGATGCCGAGATGCTGTCGATGAACTGGTTCGTCGAGGGAGTGAGGGGCGAGCTGCCTCAGTAA
- a CDS encoding ABC transporter ATP-binding protein, with translation MGAPDPSQLLVRMEKITKRFAGVTANLDVDFDVRAGEVHALLGENGAGKSTLMSVLYGLYRPDSGNLFVDGREVSFSSPRDAIASGIGMVHQHFMLVRSQTVWENMILGLEGLSTVLPKRAIRDRIDELSQRYGLLVDPDASVWQLSIGEQQRVAILQMLYRRAKILILDEPTAVLTPQEAEHLFETVRQMTSEGHGVVFISHKMDEVMGLSNRVTILRKGRHAGTLDTSSTTKEKLAEMMVGQKVVFQIEKKPVPPGRPAVECRDIHALNDRGLPALCGVTLTVREGEIMGVAGVAGNGQLALCEAIVGLRVVESGKVLINGDDLTNSCPKHIIDRGLHYIPADRKGTGLVPNMNVSENSILKRYWHKPVSKRGFIVWREVFSFASSLVSQYNVNTPSIGTPVRNLSGGNLQKLMLGRELSDSPKAIIAAHPTWGLDVAATKFVRERLLEARESGAAVLLVSEDLDELLAMSDRLAVIFKGRIMGVIDDPAGTPLESIGLMMAGTPACEALETAKEGGRPA, from the coding sequence ATGGGTGCGCCAGATCCTTCTCAACTGCTCGTCCGCATGGAGAAGATCACCAAGCGATTCGCCGGCGTGACGGCCAATCTGGATGTGGACTTCGACGTACGCGCCGGGGAGGTCCACGCCCTCCTCGGGGAGAACGGCGCGGGCAAGTCAACCCTGATGAGCGTGCTGTACGGGCTATACCGGCCGGACAGCGGCAACCTCTTCGTCGACGGGAGGGAGGTCTCCTTCTCATCGCCTCGGGACGCCATCGCGTCGGGCATTGGAATGGTCCACCAGCACTTCATGCTGGTACGAAGCCAGACAGTGTGGGAGAACATGATCCTGGGCCTGGAGGGGCTCTCCACAGTCCTCCCCAAGCGAGCGATCCGCGACAGGATTGACGAGCTGTCTCAGCGATACGGGCTGCTTGTCGACCCTGACGCGAGCGTATGGCAATTGTCGATCGGCGAGCAGCAGCGGGTAGCGATACTCCAGATGCTGTACAGGAGAGCGAAGATACTGATCCTCGACGAACCCACGGCGGTGCTGACCCCCCAGGAGGCCGAGCACCTGTTCGAGACGGTCCGCCAGATGACGTCCGAGGGGCACGGGGTGGTCTTCATATCTCACAAGATGGACGAGGTCATGGGGCTTTCCAACCGTGTCACAATACTGCGAAAGGGGCGTCATGCCGGAACCCTGGACACCTCCTCCACCACCAAGGAGAAGCTGGCGGAGATGATGGTCGGACAGAAGGTGGTCTTTCAGATCGAGAAGAAGCCTGTCCCTCCCGGGAGGCCCGCGGTCGAGTGCCGCGATATTCACGCGCTGAACGATAGAGGCTTGCCCGCGCTGTGCGGCGTGACTCTCACGGTTCGAGAGGGGGAGATTATGGGGGTGGCCGGAGTTGCGGGAAATGGCCAGCTCGCCCTGTGCGAGGCGATCGTCGGTCTGCGCGTCGTGGAATCCGGGAAAGTCCTTATAAACGGCGATGACCTGACCAACTCCTGTCCGAAGCACATCATAGACAGGGGACTGCACTACATTCCGGCGGACAGGAAGGGGACGGGGCTCGTCCCCAACATGAACGTCAGCGAGAACTCGATCCTGAAGAGGTACTGGCACAAGCCGGTGTCGAAGAGGGGCTTCATCGTGTGGAGGGAGGTCTTCTCCTTCGCAAGCAGCCTGGTGTCGCAGTACAACGTCAATACTCCGTCGATCGGGACTCCGGTGCGGAACCTGTCGGGCGGCAACCTTCAGAAACTGATGCTCGGAAGGGAGTTGAGCGACTCGCCGAAGGCGATAATCGCGGCCCATCCTACTTGGGGGCTTGACGTGGCAGCGACGAAGTTCGTCAGGGAGCGGCTTCTTGAGGCGCGCGAGTCGGGTGCGGCGGTGCTGCTGGTCTCCGAGGACCTGGACGAGCTGCTCGCGATGAGCGACCGGCTGGCGGTAATCTTCAAGGGGCGAATCATGGGCGTGATAGATGATCCCGCCGGGACTCCTCTTGAGAGCATCGGCCTTATGATGGCGGGCACGCCTGCCTGCGAAGCCCTTGAAACGGCGAAGGAAGGGGGGAGGCCAGCATGA
- a CDS encoding ABC transporter permease: MKLSLKVEPRLEVPRLLGFAIPLLSLLSALAVGAVFLHFMGVSPAKAYSTIIRASLGDAYGISETIVKAIPLTMVAIAVMLAFTMLIWNIGCEGQIFMGAIAAAAVVRYCNVDSRLLMFIMLFAASALAGGLWAAIAGFFRAKWNVNEIITTLMLNYVAINFFNYFIYGPWRDPTSLGFPMTPLFPAAARLTCYCGTRVHAGLILALLLPVVFWVILRFTRWGYEIRVMGESPKAAGFAGMSYVKNVVLVMFISGAIAGVAGMCELSGLQGRLQAGFSGGYGYTAIIVAWLARLHPIAIILVSFLLGILLVGGETLQIVMRLPLSSMLVLQGLILFFVLGGEFFRKFRIRLVRLEHRAPVKEVE; the protein is encoded by the coding sequence ATGAAACTCTCGCTGAAGGTTGAGCCGCGCCTTGAAGTGCCCAGGCTGCTGGGGTTTGCGATACCGCTTCTCTCTCTGCTCTCGGCCCTCGCGGTCGGAGCGGTCTTCCTCCACTTCATGGGCGTGTCGCCCGCCAAGGCGTACTCCACCATCATCCGGGCCTCGCTGGGGGATGCCTACGGGATAAGCGAGACGATTGTGAAGGCCATACCCCTTACCATGGTCGCCATCGCGGTGATGCTGGCTTTCACCATGCTGATCTGGAACATCGGCTGCGAGGGGCAGATCTTCATGGGAGCGATAGCCGCGGCGGCCGTCGTGCGGTACTGCAATGTAGACAGCCGCCTGCTCATGTTCATCATGCTCTTCGCGGCCTCGGCCCTGGCCGGGGGGCTTTGGGCCGCCATAGCTGGCTTCTTCAGGGCCAAGTGGAACGTAAACGAGATCATCACTACGCTGATGCTCAACTACGTCGCCATAAACTTCTTCAACTACTTCATCTACGGGCCGTGGCGCGACCCGACCAGCCTCGGCTTTCCCATGACGCCTCTTTTTCCTGCCGCGGCAAGGCTTACATGCTACTGCGGTACCAGGGTGCACGCCGGGCTTATACTGGCCCTGCTGCTGCCGGTAGTCTTCTGGGTGATACTGCGATTCACCAGGTGGGGGTACGAGATCCGTGTCATGGGCGAGAGCCCCAAGGCCGCAGGCTTCGCCGGCATGAGCTACGTAAAGAACGTGGTGCTTGTGATGTTCATCTCCGGGGCCATCGCCGGCGTCGCGGGAATGTGCGAGCTATCCGGGCTGCAGGGCCGCCTCCAGGCGGGCTTCTCCGGCGGGTACGGGTACACGGCGATAATCGTCGCGTGGCTTGCACGTCTGCACCCGATCGCCATAATTCTTGTCTCCTTCCTGCTGGGCATCCTGCTTGTGGGCGGAGAGACGCTTCAGATCGTGATGCGCCTTCCCCTGTCGAGCATGCTTGTGCTGCAGGGGCTGATACTCTTTTTCGTCCTTGGCGGGGAGTTCTTCCGCAAGTTCCGCATCAGGCTGGTCCGCCTCGAACACCGAGCGCCCGTGAAGGAGGTTGAGTGA
- a CDS encoding ABC transporter permease, giving the protein MEILTPILTAAVRSGTPILYATLGEIVTEKGGILNLGLEGIMLLGAYAGFAVSYSTGSPWLGVAGAFCIGMILGLVHSFICVTLKGNQVVSGLAMTMFGTGASSILGRDFIGVTIEGFDRLSVPLLSEIPVIGPAFFKHDALIYCSYALVIFLCWFFASTRQGLYLRAVGDNPRAADAMGISVAKTRYFYTMVGAGIVAVGGAHMSVAYTKMWAEHMTAGRGWIAVALVIFAIWHPARAAFGAYLFGGVEAFQLRLQAAGTTIPAPILMMLPYLMTIGVLLFISIRKGKGIVYGAPAALGLPFFREERD; this is encoded by the coding sequence ATGGAGATCCTCACGCCAATTCTCACGGCGGCGGTGCGAAGCGGAACACCCATACTGTACGCCACTCTCGGCGAGATTGTCACCGAGAAGGGCGGAATTCTGAACCTCGGGCTCGAGGGGATCATGCTGCTCGGCGCCTACGCGGGCTTCGCGGTATCCTACTCCACCGGCAGCCCGTGGCTCGGAGTAGCGGGGGCATTCTGTATCGGGATGATCCTGGGGCTGGTACACTCGTTCATCTGCGTCACGCTGAAGGGGAACCAGGTGGTGAGCGGCCTCGCCATGACGATGTTCGGCACTGGCGCATCGTCCATCCTGGGCAGGGACTTCATCGGGGTTACGATCGAAGGGTTTGACAGATTATCAGTCCCTCTGCTGTCGGAGATCCCGGTTATCGGGCCTGCCTTTTTCAAGCACGACGCTCTTATCTACTGTTCCTACGCGCTCGTCATCTTCCTCTGCTGGTTCTTCGCCTCCACCAGGCAGGGGCTGTACCTGCGGGCCGTGGGGGACAACCCGAGGGCGGCGGATGCGATGGGCATCTCGGTCGCGAAGACCAGGTACTTCTACACGATGGTCGGTGCCGGGATCGTAGCGGTCGGAGGCGCTCACATGTCGGTGGCCTACACCAAAATGTGGGCGGAGCATATGACAGCCGGACGCGGGTGGATCGCCGTCGCGCTGGTGATCTTCGCGATCTGGCACCCTGCGCGTGCAGCCTTCGGCGCGTATCTCTTCGGCGGGGTCGAGGCCTTCCAGCTCCGGCTGCAGGCCGCCGGGACGACCATCCCCGCCCCGATTCTGATGATGCTGCCGTACCTGATGACTATCGGCGTGCTGCTCTTCATATCCATCAGGAAGGGCAAGGGCATCGTCTACGGCGCCCCGGCCGCGCTGGGACTTCCTTTCTTTAGGGAGGAGAGAGACTGA
- a CDS encoding DUF554 domain-containing protein — translation MDLFFKCVPASGALLNAAAIIVGGLAGLILHSRLSDRYVEITFQGLGLFTLMLGFQMALKTQSAIIMVFSIVGGSLMGEWMDLESRLDDLAEWTKRRIRSKNERFTEGFVAASLLFCVGSMAILGAIEEGTGGFPQLYITKSFMDLMAAAAMGASLGVGVVFSALPVLLYEGTLTLLAEAAQRLMSPQAVDEITAIGGLMMLGIGFGILGIKKMRVVNMLPALAVTLLLTTLFL, via the coding sequence GTGGATTTATTCTTTAAGTGCGTTCCGGCCTCGGGTGCTCTGCTGAACGCCGCGGCGATCATAGTTGGAGGGCTGGCCGGATTGATTTTGCATTCCCGCCTGTCAGACAGGTATGTCGAGATAACATTCCAGGGTCTGGGGCTCTTCACCCTGATGCTGGGCTTCCAGATGGCTTTGAAGACTCAGAGCGCGATCATCATGGTGTTCAGCATAGTGGGCGGTTCGCTCATGGGAGAGTGGATGGACCTGGAGAGTCGGCTAGACGACCTGGCCGAGTGGACAAAGCGCAGGATCCGCTCCAAGAACGAGAGGTTCACGGAGGGTTTCGTCGCGGCCTCTCTTCTCTTCTGCGTCGGATCGATGGCCATTCTCGGGGCGATCGAGGAGGGCACGGGCGGGTTTCCGCAGCTCTATATCACCAAGTCCTTCATGGATCTGATGGCGGCCGCGGCCATGGGCGCATCCTTAGGGGTGGGCGTGGTCTTCTCCGCCCTGCCGGTCCTGCTCTACGAGGGAACCCTCACGCTGTTGGCCGAGGCTGCCCAACGGTTGATGAGCCCGCAGGCGGTCGACGAGATAACGGCGATCGGCGGGCTGATGATGCTGGGGATCGGTTTTGGAATTTTGGGGATCAAGAAGATGAGAGTGGTCAACATGCTTCCCGCTCTCGCGGTAACCTTGCTGCTGACCACTCTTTTCTTATAG
- a CDS encoding M15 family metallopeptidase, whose translation MNHPFMDIPIPEPPPFSWDEVRAIPIEECGEEMVPASLVPEKILVRPQYYLHMIERAVPECYVRRSVLERLLEAADMLPKGCRFVLLDSWRPRSIQTTLFQKFRSELREKMPLLNDAQITSLASQYVAPPSLHPQHPSPHVTGGAVDLTIVDSTGIFLPMGTVFDETSERSGIAWFEKKLEEKESLTADEEEAMYNRRLLHYIMSKAGFVNYPDEWWHYDYGDQIWALLKEKKNAIYGVTEPAFRWRPS comes from the coding sequence ATGAATCACCCCTTCATGGATATCCCGATACCCGAGCCACCGCCCTTCTCATGGGACGAAGTGAGAGCGATCCCGATAGAGGAGTGCGGCGAGGAGATGGTCCCGGCCAGCCTCGTACCGGAGAAGATCCTCGTGAGGCCCCAGTACTACCTGCACATGATCGAGCGGGCCGTGCCGGAATGCTACGTCAGGCGCTCGGTCCTCGAACGGCTCCTGGAGGCGGCCGACATGCTTCCGAAGGGGTGCCGCTTTGTGCTGCTCGACTCCTGGCGGCCGCGAAGCATCCAGACGACCCTCTTTCAGAAGTTCCGCTCCGAGCTGAGGGAGAAGATGCCCCTGCTGAACGACGCCCAGATCACGAGCCTCGCCTCCCAGTACGTCGCCCCTCCGTCGCTGCACCCGCAGCACCCCTCTCCTCACGTGACGGGAGGCGCGGTGGACCTGACGATAGTCGACTCGACAGGAATCTTCCTGCCGATGGGGACGGTCTTCGACGAGACCTCCGAGAGATCCGGCATAGCGTGGTTCGAGAAGAAGCTCGAGGAGAAAGAGTCGTTGACGGCCGACGAAGAGGAGGCCATGTACAACCGAAGGCTCCTGCACTACATTATGAGCAAGGCCGGCTTTGTCAATTACCCGGATGAGTGGTGGCACTACGACTACGGCGACCAGATCTGGGCCCTGCTGAAGGAGAAGAAAAACGCCATCTACGGTGTGACCGAGCCGGCGTTCAGATGGCGTCCAAGCTAG